Proteins encoded in a region of the Coffea eugenioides isolate CCC68of chromosome 4, Ceug_1.0, whole genome shotgun sequence genome:
- the LOC113769457 gene encoding pentatricopeptide repeat-containing protein At1g74630, with product MSKPHRFSLSLLTNCKTLKSLKQIHAQVLKKGLDSDPFVAGKLLLHCSINLSDSLDYAHRLFTYTPNPDAFMYNTLIRGLGESETPQKSLSIFTHMLGYSNSPPDSFSFAFLLKGAANARCLRMGSQLHCQALVRGLDSHAFVGTTIVSMYAECGIVDFSRKMFDEMPEPNVVAWNAMLTAYFRCYDLKGAEGIFYLMPFRDLTSMNVMLAGYTKVGELELAKKLFLGMLIKDDVSWSTIIIGLAHSGSYDEALSYFRQLRRLGLTPNEVSLTGVLSACAQSGALAFAITLHGFIEKSGMVWILSVNNALLDTYSKCGSLDMACLVFKRMPGKKSIVSWTSMVTGLAMQGYGEGAIKLFNEMKESGTKPDGITFISILKACSHAGLIEQGYKIFSKMTEEYGIDPTIEHYGCVVNLYGRAGLLQKAYDFVIQMPIPPTAIIWRTLLGACSFFGDVVLAERVKERLAKADPDNSGDHVLLSNTYAVAGKQNDVVMTRESMAELKMKKIPGWSMIEVDKF from the coding sequence ATGAGCAAACCCCATCGATTCTCCCTCTCATTACTAACCAACTGCAAAACTCTCAAATCCCTCAAACAAATCCACGCCCAAGTCTTGAAAAAAGGTCTCGACTCTGACCCCTTCGTGGCCGGAAAACTCCTCCTTCACTGCTCCATAAACCTCTCCGATTCCCTTGACTATGCGCACCGCCTTTTCACCTACACTCCAAACCCAGATGCTTTCATGTACAACACTCTCATTCGGGGGCTTGGTGAATCAGAAACTCCTCAAAAGTCACTGTCTATATTCACTCACATGCTCGGATATTCAAATTCCCCGCCTGATagcttttcttttgcatttctgcTCAAAGGGGCAGCCAATGCTAGGTGTTTAAGAATGGGTTCTCAGCTGCATTGTCAAGCACTTGTGCGTGGGCTTGATTCTCATGCTTTTGTTGGGACTACTATTGTTAGTATGTATGCAGAATGTGGGATAGTTGACTTCTCGAGGAAgatgtttgatgaaatgcctgaACCAAATGTTGTTGCGTGGAATGCGATGCTCACGGCTTATTTTAGGTGTTACGATTTAAAGGGTGCTGAAGGGATATTTTATTTAATGCCTTTTAGGGACTTAACTTCGATGAATGTGATGCTTGCAGGGTATACTAAGGTTGGTGAGCTTGAGCTTGCAAAGAAGTTGTTCTTGGGGATGTTAATTAAGGATGATGTTTCGTGGAGTACAATCATTATTGGCTTAGCTCACAGTGGTTCTTATGATGAGGCATTGAGTTACTTTAGGCAGTTGCGGAGGCTTGGGTTGACACCCAATGAGGTAAGCTTGACAGGGGTTCTATCTGCCTGTGCACAATCTGGGGCATTGGCGTTTGCAATAACATTGCATGGATTTATTGAGAAATCTGGAATGGTTTGGATTCTTTCAGTGAATAATGCACTTTTGGATACTTATTCTAAGTGTGGGAGTTTGGATATGGCTTGTTTGGTTTTCAAGAGAATGCCAGGAAAGAAGAGTATTGTTTCGTGGACTTCAATGGTTACTGGGCTTGCAATGCAAGGGTATGGTGAGGGCGCGATAAAACTTTTTAATGAGATGAAGGAATCTGGTACCAAACCTGATGGgatcacttttatctctatcctTAAAGCATGCAGTCATGCTGGGCTAATTGAACAAGGGTACAagattttctccaaaatgacaGAAGAGTATGGAATTGATCCAACCATTGAGCATTATGGCTGTGTGGTCAACCTATATGGCCGGGCTGGTCTGCTGCAAAAAGCATATGATTTTGTGATTCAAATGCCAATTCCTCCTACAGCTATTATTTGGCGAACACTTCTTGGGGCTTGTAGCTTTTTTGGAGATGTTGTTTTGGCTGAGCGAGTTAAGGAGAGACTTGCTAAGGCAGATCCTGATAATTCGGGTGACCATGTTCTGTTGTCAAATACCTATGCTGTTGCTGGGAAGCAAAATGATGTTGTCATGACAAGAGAATCAATGGCAGAgctgaagatgaagaaaattcCTGGTTGGAGCATGATTGAAGTGGACAAATTCTAA
- the LOC113767763 gene encoding uncharacterized protein LOC113767763: MAMRAILVQQSSAITVSFNKTKAPSFPHKPIIVIKASSTSLDYPPSSSASPKLSTSTSSWQWKFRDNSVNIHFEEHKRNESKNQQQPTKEILMIPTISDVSTVEEWREVAKDIVGRDGTVNYRATIVDWPGLGYSDRPKLDYNADVMEKFFVDLVNSPDGPLSSSNSDQDLVVFGGGHAATIAVRATTKGLVKPTAIAAVTPTWAGPLPIVFGRDSNMETRYGFLRGTLRAPAVGWMMYNVLVSNEKAIESQYKSHVYANPENVTPNIVESRYALTKRNGARYVPAAFLTGLLDPVKSREEFIELFAKLEGEVPVLVVSTTGSPKRSKAEIEALRNAKGVTKFVELPGALLPQEEYPSLVAEDLYRFLQEIFN, encoded by the exons ATGGCAATGAGAGCAATTCTTGTTCAGCAATCATCAGCCATCACTGTATCCTTCAACAAGACCAAAGCTCCATCTTTTCCTCATAAACCTATTATAGTCATCAAGGCTTCTTCGACTTCTCTAGACTATCCTCCTTCTTCCTCAGCCTCCCCAAAACTATCCACATCAACCAGCAGCTGGCAGTGGAAATTCAGGGACAATTCAGTGAATATCCACTTTGAGGAGCATAAGAGAAATGAGAGCAAAAATCAGCAGCAGCCCACCAAGGAAATTCTGATGATTCCCACTATATCTGATGTTAGTACAGTGGAGGAATGGAGAGAAGTGGCAAAAGACATTGTTGGACGGGATGGGACAGTTAATTACAGAGCTACTATCGTGGATTGGCCTGGTCTGGGATATTCTGATAGGCCTAAGCTTGATTATAATGCTGATGTTATGGAGAAGTTCTTTGTTGACTTAGTCAACTCGCCTGATGGCCCTCTTAGCAGCAGCAATTCAG ATCAAGATTTGGTGGTTTTCGGTGGAGGACATGCTGCTACAATTGCAGTTCGTGCCACAACAAAGGGTTTGGTGAAGCCAACCGCCATTGCTGCAGTTACACCTACCTGGGCTGGTCCGCTTCCTATTGTTTTTGGGAGAGACTCTAATATGGAAACAAG ATATGGTTTCCTTAGAGGAACGCTAAGAGCCCCCGCTGTTGGTTGGATGATGTACAATGTGCTTGTCAGCAATGAAAAAGCAATAGAGTCGCAATATAAATCCCATGTTTATGCAAACCCTGAGAATGTGACACCTAATATTGTTGAGAGTAGATATGCACTTACAAAGAGGAATGGTGCTCGGTATGTCCCTGCTGCTTTCTTGACTGGTTTACTTGACCCGGTAAAGTCCCGTGAAGAGTTTATTGAACTCTTTGCGAAACTGGAAGGAGAAGTTCCTGTTCTAGTAGTGTCAACTACTGGCTCTCCCAAGAGGTCAAAAGCAGAGATCGAAGCACTCAGGAATGCCAAAGGCGTGACCAAGTTTGTTGAGTTGCCAGGTGCCCTCCTTCCACAAGAAGAGTATCCCAGCCTGGTTGCTGAAGATCTCTACAGATTTTTGCAGGAGATTTTCAACTGA